One window from the genome of Bacillus weihaiensis encodes:
- a CDS encoding metal ABC transporter solute-binding protein, Zn/Mn family — protein sequence MKKYTLLVTGIILSLILLAGCNAENETSSENQSEEKLNLYTTIYPLEDFTKKIGGDLVNVQNIFPPGADAHTYEPTTKIMVDIANSDGLIYSGVGLESFATKIQTSLEKEDVAFINAGEGLELVDMHSEDEHAAKEDTHSEDEHAAEEEDHSDHEHATEEDTHSEDEHAAEEEDHSDHEHATEEDTHSEDEHAAEDDTHSEDEHAAEEDTHSEDEHGHNHGDTDPHVWIDPIRSITLAENIKNALVELHPEGADTFEKNFSDLKSKLEELDTKFSTVIESSDKKEILVSHAAYGYWEDKYGLEQISVLGLSPTQEPSQKELQTIIETAKEHSIKYIVFEENVSSNITDIVQGEIGAEAVTLSNLETITEEQINNNEDYFSLMNKNLETLKKILSN from the coding sequence ATGAAAAAATATACTTTATTAGTAACTGGAATAATTCTCTCACTTATACTGTTAGCTGGATGTAACGCTGAGAACGAAACATCGTCAGAAAATCAATCAGAGGAGAAATTAAATCTCTATACGACAATTTATCCTCTTGAAGACTTCACAAAAAAAATTGGAGGAGATTTAGTAAATGTACAAAATATTTTCCCTCCTGGAGCAGATGCTCACACTTATGAACCGACAACTAAAATAATGGTTGATATCGCAAATTCAGACGGGCTAATTTATTCAGGGGTCGGATTAGAGAGCTTCGCTACAAAAATCCAGACTTCTCTAGAAAAGGAAGATGTTGCGTTCATTAATGCGGGTGAAGGTTTAGAGCTAGTTGATATGCACTCTGAGGACGAACACGCTGCTAAAGAAGATACTCATTCTGAGGATGAGCACGCTGCTGAGGAAGAAGATCACTCTGATCATGAACACGCTACTGAGGAAGACACTCATTCTGAGGATGAGCACGCTGCTGAGGAAGAAGATCACTCTGATCATGAACACGCTACTGAGGAAGACACTCACTCTGAGGACGAGCACGCTGCTGAGGATGATACTCATTCTGAGGATGAGCACGCTGCTGAAGAAGATACTCATTCTGAGGATGAACATGGACATAATCATGGTGATACTGATCCACATGTATGGATTGACCCAATTCGTTCTATTACATTAGCCGAAAATATAAAAAATGCTTTAGTAGAACTTCACCCAGAAGGTGCAGACACATTTGAAAAGAACTTTTCAGATTTAAAATCAAAATTAGAAGAATTAGACACCAAATTTTCTACTGTTATAGAAAGCTCAGATAAAAAAGAAATACTTGTTTCACACGCTGCTTATGGTTATTGGGAAGATAAATATGGCCTTGAACAAATCAGTGTGTTAGGGTTGTCTCCTACACAAGAACCATCACAGAAAGAGTTGCAAACAATTATCGAAACAGCAAAAGAACATTCTATAAAGTATATTGTGTTTGAAGAAAATGTTAGTAGTAATATTACAGATATTGTTCAAGGGGAAATTGGAGCAGAGGCTGTTACATTAAGTAATCTAGAAACCATTACAGAAGAACAAATAAACAATAATGAAGATTACTTTAGCCTAATGAATAAAAACCTAGAAACCTTAAAAAAAATATTATCAAACTAA
- a CDS encoding cytochrome d ubiquinol oxidase subunit II: MTADSLLAITVLWGFVFIYAVMATMDFGAGFWSMIYINKEKTNATNIANRYLSPTWEVTNVFIVAIVVALVSFFPGATYILGTVLLIPGSIILILLALRSGFLVFSHVAKDYQKGLTYVSGISGFIIPALLMLVLPITHGGYIEVVNDVHQLKFDALLTSPNIYAFIGFAISSTLFLSSLLLADYSNVADEVDAYRVYRRDALILGPTSLLMAFFIMLTLKMEANWLYTKMLDYMPFLIGSVLLFLVAGASLFLPSTKSEQRIGRPRLAVIAVTIQYLLASYAYGRAHLPYMIYPDVTIQSGFTHPNTFRTLFITYIVGFLILFPGFIYFWKLFMKDKKYLKQNES, encoded by the coding sequence ATGACGGCAGATTCATTATTAGCAATAACGGTTTTATGGGGCTTTGTTTTTATTTATGCTGTAATGGCAACTATGGATTTTGGAGCTGGTTTTTGGTCTATGATCTATATTAATAAAGAAAAAACAAATGCAACCAATATTGCCAATCGTTATCTATCCCCTACCTGGGAAGTGACAAATGTATTTATCGTTGCAATCGTAGTTGCTTTAGTCAGCTTTTTTCCTGGTGCAACCTATATTTTAGGAACTGTTCTTCTAATTCCTGGTAGTATTATTCTTATTTTATTAGCTCTACGAAGCGGATTTTTAGTTTTTTCACATGTCGCAAAGGATTATCAAAAGGGATTAACTTACGTGTCAGGAATATCTGGTTTTATTATTCCCGCCTTATTAATGCTTGTTTTGCCTATTACACACGGTGGATATATAGAAGTAGTGAATGATGTTCACCAATTAAAGTTCGATGCTTTACTAACAAGTCCAAACATTTACGCCTTTATAGGCTTTGCAATAAGTAGCACACTTTTTTTATCTTCTCTCTTACTTGCAGATTATTCTAATGTTGCAGATGAAGTAGATGCATATAGAGTGTATCGCAGAGACGCTCTTATACTAGGACCTACCTCCTTATTAATGGCATTTTTCATTATGCTCACTTTAAAAATGGAAGCAAACTGGCTATATACAAAAATGCTTGATTACATGCCATTTTTAATCGGCTCTGTCCTATTGTTTTTAGTCGCTGGTGCCTCTCTCTTTCTACCGTCCACCAAGAGCGAGCAGCGAATCGGTAGACCCCGCTTGGCTGTTATTGCTGTTACGATACAATATCTACTTGCAAGCTACGCATACGGTAGGGCACATTTACCTTATATGATCTATCCAGATGTGACCATTCAGTCTGGATTCACACATCCAAATACTTTTCGCACATTATTTATCACATATATTGTAGGCTTTCTTATCCTTTTCCCAGGATTTATTTACTTCTGGAAGCTTTTTATGAAAGACAAAAAATACTTAAAACAAAATGAATCTTAA
- a CDS encoding cytochrome ubiquinol oxidase subunit I, which produces MDDLVLARSLFGTTMGFHIIFATLGVGLPLMILVAELLFQKTKDQDYAIMAKRWTKGQAVLLGVAIPTGTIAGVQLALLWPGFMEVIGKVMALPFQIEIYAFFIEALFMSIYVYAADRISPKMRIFSVSLVLLGASASAILITNVHAFEGTPAGFRINNGEIVDVDPWAAFFNPSFFISAAHVAVSAYMTGAFMISTIAAYKMLRNKKNLRVYQFHRKALILSLVIGGIFSFLTAINGHESAQMLHEYQPEKLAAAEGLFETQDYASLTLGGYTDRESKEVKYGIEIPWVLSFLSGNSFDTVVVGLNDFPEEYWPPLFVHTLFNGMVIIGSFLIFLSIAGFAWFKLLKKPDFPKLFLYAFISAGPLSILSIEFGWIFACTGRQPWVIYRILATEDVVTGSTHIGVLFLLFSLIYVILGAAVLLVLRYYFKRHPVENEIDPDPPSNSTGMNAY; this is translated from the coding sequence ATGGATGATTTAGTTCTAGCGCGATCATTATTCGGAACCACGATGGGGTTTCACATCATTTTCGCTACGTTAGGTGTCGGTTTACCGCTTATGATTTTAGTAGCCGAGCTCCTTTTTCAAAAAACTAAAGATCAGGACTATGCCATTATGGCGAAAAGGTGGACGAAGGGTCAAGCTGTCCTCCTCGGTGTAGCTATTCCTACAGGAACCATTGCTGGTGTACAGCTTGCTTTGCTATGGCCAGGCTTTATGGAAGTGATAGGAAAAGTGATGGCACTCCCTTTCCAAATTGAAATTTATGCGTTTTTTATTGAAGCTTTATTTATGTCGATTTACGTCTATGCGGCAGATCGAATATCTCCTAAAATGCGAATCTTTAGTGTTTCTCTTGTTTTATTAGGAGCTAGCGCTTCAGCAATTTTAATCACAAATGTACATGCATTTGAGGGAACACCAGCCGGTTTTCGGATAAATAATGGTGAAATTGTAGACGTGGATCCATGGGCAGCATTTTTTAATCCAAGCTTTTTTATTTCAGCGGCACATGTAGCTGTCTCTGCCTACATGACTGGTGCATTTATGATCAGTACAATTGCTGCGTACAAGATGCTTCGCAACAAAAAAAATTTACGAGTATACCAATTTCATCGGAAGGCGCTCATATTAAGTCTTGTCATCGGTGGCATTTTTTCTTTCTTAACAGCCATAAATGGGCATGAATCCGCACAAATGCTTCATGAATATCAGCCTGAAAAACTAGCTGCAGCTGAGGGACTTTTTGAAACTCAAGACTATGCCTCCTTAACACTTGGCGGTTATACAGACAGAGAATCGAAAGAAGTAAAATACGGTATTGAAATTCCATGGGTTCTGAGCTTTTTATCAGGCAATAGCTTTGATACAGTCGTCGTTGGATTAAATGATTTTCCTGAGGAATATTGGCCACCTTTGTTTGTCCATACACTATTTAACGGGATGGTTATTATAGGTAGCTTTCTAATCTTTTTATCAATTGCTGGATTTGCATGGTTTAAGCTTTTGAAGAAACCGGATTTTCCAAAACTATTCCTATATGCATTCATCTCTGCAGGCCCATTATCTATTCTCTCAATTGAATTTGGATGGATTTTCGCTTGTACAGGAAGACAGCCCTGGGTCATTTATCGAATATTAGCCACAGAAGATGTTGTCACTGGGTCTACTCATATTGGCGTTCTATTCCTATTGTTTTCTCTTATTTATGTGATACTAGGTGCTGCGGTCTTACTTGTGCTTCGCTATTACTTTAAGAGACACCCTGTAGAGAATGAAATAGATCCAGATCCACCCTCTAATTCAACAGGTATGAACGCTTACTAA
- a CDS encoding metal ABC transporter permease, with protein MLEEIVSQLQNPNTQWVLIGTMLLGIASGVVGSFTLLRKQSLIGDAMAHAALPGVCIAFILYGSKSLLWFLVGAAIAGLLSSFIIQVIINHSRIKEDSALGIIISVFFGFGIVLLTYIQHNGAGNQSGLDDFIFGQAASMVGADVRLITIIAIMLLIITAIFYKEFKLLTFDPQFAKGIGIPAKFFNGLLLLLIVCSVVIGLQTVGVILMAAMLITPAISARYWTDKLSHMIIISGLIGGISGVAGTLLSTIMEGMATGPLIIIAATLMFIISLIFAPKRGLLAKFLKQLSLKKRTAMEQIFLSFYDIAEGGNLKSITEKEVLQKRKVTPVYFQYAIKVLENKQYIKKASEGSWILTDAGIEAAYDLVLQQRLFEMYLMHEMEFAHLELKTRDDLNLQALSSETKDQLIKLLSIHNRIPLLTPESSSVANRRLMV; from the coding sequence ATGCTTGAAGAAATAGTATCACAACTTCAAAATCCTAATACACAGTGGGTATTAATCGGCACAATGCTCCTAGGTATTGCAAGCGGAGTCGTTGGAAGCTTTACATTATTAAGAAAACAAAGCTTAATAGGAGATGCGATGGCTCATGCTGCATTACCAGGTGTATGTATAGCTTTTATCCTTTATGGATCAAAATCCTTACTTTGGTTCTTAGTAGGTGCAGCCATAGCGGGGCTACTATCTTCTTTTATTATCCAAGTGATCATAAATCATTCAAGAATTAAAGAAGATTCTGCTTTAGGGATAATTATTTCTGTGTTTTTCGGTTTTGGAATTGTGTTGTTAACATATATTCAACACAATGGAGCTGGTAATCAAAGCGGTTTAGATGATTTTATTTTCGGTCAGGCAGCATCAATGGTCGGGGCAGATGTAAGGTTAATTACAATTATTGCGATCATGTTGCTTATCATCACCGCTATCTTTTATAAAGAGTTTAAGTTACTGACGTTTGATCCTCAGTTTGCGAAAGGAATTGGAATTCCTGCAAAGTTCTTTAATGGGTTGCTACTACTTTTAATCGTTTGTTCGGTTGTCATTGGTTTACAAACGGTAGGAGTAATTCTTATGGCAGCGATGCTTATTACACCAGCCATAAGTGCTAGATATTGGACAGATAAATTAAGTCACATGATCATCATATCAGGTCTGATTGGTGGTATTTCAGGTGTAGCAGGTACGCTGTTAAGTACCATTATGGAAGGTATGGCAACAGGTCCATTAATTATCATTGCAGCTACGCTCATGTTTATCATTTCTCTTATATTTGCTCCAAAACGTGGATTGCTTGCTAAGTTCTTGAAGCAGCTGTCTTTAAAGAAACGCACAGCGATGGAACAAATTTTCCTAAGCTTTTACGATATAGCTGAAGGTGGGAATCTGAAAAGTATTACTGAGAAAGAAGTTTTACAAAAAAGAAAGGTCACACCTGTGTATTTCCAGTATGCTATTAAGGTCCTCGAGAATAAACAGTATATTAAGAAAGCAAGTGAAGGTAGCTGGATATTAACAGATGCTGGAATAGAAGCAGCGTATGACTTAGTATTACAACAAAGACTATTTGAAATGTATTTAATGCACGAAATGGAATTTGCTCATTTAGAGTTAAAAACAAGGGACGATCTTAACTTACAAGCACTTTCTTCTGAAACAAAGGATCAGCTAATCAAACTATTGAGTATACACAATCGTATACCACTATTAACACCTGAATCTTCTAGTGTAGCAAATAGGAGGTTGATGGTGTAA
- a CDS encoding beta-class carbonic anhydrase, which translates to MGIIKEILIHNEKFVANEEYKKFETTKFPEKKLVILSCMDTRLVELLPQAMNLRNGDVKIVKSAGAIVSHPFGSIMRSILVAVYELNADEICVIGHHDCGMSKLQADSFLTKAVEHGVDQEKIDTLSYSGVDLNEWLKGFDKVEDSVRDSVDKIKNHPLLAKHIPVHGLVIDPATGKLDVVVDGYE; encoded by the coding sequence ATGGGAATTATAAAGGAAATTCTCATTCATAATGAAAAATTTGTAGCAAATGAGGAATATAAAAAATTTGAAACAACGAAGTTTCCTGAAAAGAAACTAGTTATCCTTTCATGTATGGATACTAGATTAGTTGAGCTATTGCCTCAAGCTATGAATCTAAGAAATGGTGATGTGAAGATTGTAAAAAGTGCAGGAGCGATTGTTTCACATCCATTTGGAAGTATTATGAGAAGTATTTTAGTTGCTGTTTACGAACTAAATGCAGACGAAATTTGTGTTATTGGCCATCATGACTGTGGTATGAGTAAGCTTCAAGCAGATTCATTCTTAACAAAAGCAGTAGAGCATGGGGTAGATCAAGAAAAGATTGATACATTATCCTATTCAGGTGTGGACTTAAATGAATGGTTAAAAGGGTTCGATAAAGTCGAGGATAGTGTTCGTGATAGTGTCGACAAAATCAAGAACCATCCACTACTAGCTAAACATATTCCTGTTCATGGATTAGTAATAGATCCTGCAACTGGTAAATTAGATGTTGTTGTGGACGGATATGAATAA
- the folE2 gene encoding GTP cyclohydrolase FolE2, with product MSKKINLPPKKERHRLFGSVEPGVKLKPTEKDKMPDLQNSKKDFLFTIDAVGISNVKHPVIIESSLNPAQQTTIATFKMTSKISHDAKGTNMSRFTEQLEKYRQDGGFVISTQNLYDFTKELAARLKQKDASIELTFPWFYERKGPSSELVGLNHAEASISVTYDEEAGFRTTASLTCAVTTLCPCSKEISEYSAHNQRGFITMEVELSEDYQEQVDWKAALLEAAETNASAMIHPVLKRPDEKMVTETAYENPRFVEDMVRLVAADLYELDFVQAFTVKCRNEESIHLHDAIASLSYRK from the coding sequence ATGTCAAAAAAGATTAACTTGCCACCAAAAAAAGAACGTCATCGACTCTTTGGATCAGTAGAACCTGGTGTAAAACTTAAACCTACTGAAAAAGATAAGATGCCAGATTTGCAAAACTCAAAAAAAGATTTTCTTTTCACAATAGATGCAGTGGGGATAAGCAATGTTAAACATCCAGTAATAATCGAATCTAGTTTAAACCCAGCACAACAAACAACGATTGCTACATTTAAAATGACGAGCAAAATTTCACATGATGCAAAAGGAACAAATATGAGCCGCTTTACAGAGCAGCTTGAAAAGTATCGTCAGGATGGCGGCTTTGTCATCTCAACGCAAAATCTATATGATTTTACGAAAGAATTAGCAGCGCGCTTAAAACAAAAGGATGCGAGTATTGAACTTACATTCCCTTGGTTCTATGAAAGAAAAGGACCAAGCTCTGAACTAGTCGGATTGAATCATGCTGAGGCTTCCATCTCAGTCACATACGATGAAGAAGCAGGATTTAGAACAACCGCTTCGCTCACATGTGCAGTCACAACGCTTTGTCCTTGCTCCAAGGAAATAAGTGAATATAGTGCACATAACCAACGAGGCTTTATTACAATGGAAGTAGAACTTTCAGAAGATTATCAGGAGCAGGTTGACTGGAAAGCAGCTCTTTTAGAAGCAGCAGAAACAAACGCTAGTGCTATGATTCATCCAGTCCTAAAACGTCCTGATGAAAAAATGGTAACAGAAACTGCGTATGAAAATCCTCGCTTTGTTGAAGACATGGTTAGACTTGTAGCAGCAGATTTATATGAACTTGATTTCGTTCAGGCGTTCACTGTGAAATGTCGTAATGAAGAATCTATTCATCTTCATGACGCAATCGCAAGCTTAAGCTATAGAAAATAA
- a CDS encoding S-ribosylhomocysteine lyase, giving the protein MPSVESFELDHHAVKAPYVRHCGVHKVGSDGEVNKFDIRFCQPNKQAMKPDTIHTLEHLLAFTIREHVEKYEHFDIIDISPMGCQTGYYLVVSGAPEVSEIIDLMEDTLKAAIDITEIPAANETQCGQAKLHDLEGAKRMMRYWLNQDKEELSKVFG; this is encoded by the coding sequence ATGCCTTCAGTTGAAAGTTTTGAATTAGATCATCACGCAGTGAAAGCCCCGTATGTTCGTCATTGTGGTGTACATAAGGTGGGGAGTGATGGAGAGGTAAATAAATTTGATATTCGCTTTTGTCAGCCAAATAAACAAGCGATGAAGCCTGATACGATTCATACATTAGAACATTTATTGGCATTTACTATCCGAGAGCATGTTGAGAAATATGAACATTTTGATATTATTGATATTTCTCCCATGGGTTGTCAAACAGGATATTACTTAGTTGTGAGTGGAGCACCTGAAGTATCGGAAATTATTGATTTAATGGAGGATACTCTCAAAGCGGCTATCGATATTACCGAAATTCCAGCAGCAAATGAAACACAGTGTGGTCAAGCAAAGCTTCATGACCTCGAAGGTGCGAAACGTATGATGCGCTATTGGTTAAATCAAGATAAAGAAGAGCTCTCTAAAGTCTTCGGATAA
- a CDS encoding metal ABC transporter ATP-binding protein yields MIPVQVENLTIAYHQKPVLQEVSFEVPEGKLIGIIGPNGAGKSTLIKGILGLIPTASGEVKIYGNQYKKQRKKVGYVPQRGSVDWDFPTNALDVVLMGRYGHVGWFKRPGKKDVEFARECLKKVGMLEFENRQISQLSGGQQQRVFLARALAQDADVYFMDEPFVGVDAATERAIISLLNELKAKGKTVLVVHHDLQTVDEYFDWVLLLNMRKVAFGPTKETFTIDNLQKTYGGKLTFLQDQSVLVSK; encoded by the coding sequence ATGATTCCTGTTCAAGTGGAGAATTTAACAATTGCTTATCACCAAAAGCCTGTACTACAAGAGGTAAGCTTTGAAGTACCAGAAGGAAAGCTAATTGGTATAATTGGTCCGAATGGTGCTGGTAAATCTACTCTTATTAAAGGAATTTTAGGGCTTATTCCTACAGCTTCTGGTGAAGTGAAAATATACGGAAATCAATATAAAAAGCAGCGTAAAAAGGTTGGCTATGTCCCTCAAAGAGGTTCTGTTGATTGGGACTTTCCTACAAATGCATTAGATGTAGTCTTAATGGGAAGATACGGTCATGTTGGCTGGTTTAAACGACCTGGTAAAAAGGATGTTGAATTTGCAAGAGAATGTTTAAAAAAAGTAGGTATGTTAGAATTTGAGAATAGACAAATTAGTCAGCTATCAGGCGGACAACAGCAACGCGTTTTCTTGGCAAGAGCTCTAGCGCAGGATGCGGATGTTTATTTTATGGATGAACCATTTGTTGGAGTGGATGCTGCAACAGAACGAGCTATTATTTCCTTGTTAAATGAATTAAAAGCGAAGGGAAAAACCGTTTTAGTTGTTCACCATGATTTACAAACGGTAGATGAATATTTTGATTGGGTGCTGTTGTTAAATATGAGAAAAGTAGCTTTTGGTCCAACAAAAGAAACATTTACTATTGATAATTTGCAAAAAACTTATGGTGGCAAGTTAACATTCTTACAAGATCAGTCAGTTTTAGTTAGTAAATAA
- a CDS encoding metal ABC transporter permease: MSYDAWIIITGSLVGITCAMIGCFLVLRKMAMLADAISHTVLLGIVGGYLVSRSLEGPSLLIGAVVVGLLTALLVQVLSGKGVQSDAAIGIVFTSLFAIGVIILSTSIGDIHLDVDHALMGEITFIPWDTVEWNGMDLGPKAVWLLSFVFIVNLLIIIAFYKEFKISSFDPEMAIAIGIPVLFIHYLQMGMLSITTVASFDSVGAILVVAMLIVPASTAYLLTDKLLNMLFISAGIGVFSAVSGYYAATMLNVSIAGSMATATGILFALAFLFSPKHGLIAKKRAQRKLSKATSVTT, translated from the coding sequence ATGAGTTATGATGCGTGGATTATTATAACAGGCTCTTTAGTAGGTATTACGTGTGCGATGATTGGATGCTTCTTAGTATTAAGAAAAATGGCTATGTTAGCAGATGCCATCTCACATACTGTTTTATTAGGTATAGTGGGTGGATATTTAGTCAGTAGAAGCTTAGAGGGCCCTTCATTGTTAATTGGGGCTGTTGTAGTAGGGTTATTAACTGCTTTGTTAGTGCAAGTGCTAAGTGGAAAAGGAGTACAGTCTGATGCGGCAATTGGTATCGTTTTTACCTCGCTATTTGCCATAGGAGTCATCATTCTCTCTACCTCAATTGGTGACATTCATTTAGACGTCGATCATGCGTTAATGGGTGAGATTACATTTATACCTTGGGATACAGTAGAATGGAACGGAATGGATTTAGGTCCGAAAGCGGTATGGTTACTGTCTTTCGTGTTTATCGTTAATCTCCTTATTATTATCGCTTTTTATAAGGAATTTAAAATAAGCTCATTTGATCCAGAAATGGCAATTGCGATTGGAATTCCTGTTTTATTTATTCACTATTTACAGATGGGGATGCTATCGATAACGACAGTAGCTTCATTTGATAGTGTTGGTGCAATATTGGTTGTGGCTATGTTAATTGTCCCAGCTTCAACAGCTTATTTGCTAACAGATAAACTTTTAAATATGTTATTCATTAGTGCGGGTATTGGTGTATTTTCAGCTGTTTCGGGATATTATGCGGCCACAATGTTAAACGTATCAATAGCAGGTTCCATGGCAACTGCTACAGGAATTCTATTTGCTCTAGCTTTCCTTTTTTCACCGAAGCATGGGCTCATTGCAAAAAAACGTGCACAGAGAAAATTATCAAAAGCTACTAGTGTTACAACTTAA
- the yidD gene encoding membrane protein insertion efficiency factor YidD, with translation MKHLFIALIKFYQKFISPLTPPSCRFYPTCSHYGLEAFRRFGFFKGAYLTIIRILKCHPFHPGGFDPVPEKIKKNN, from the coding sequence TTGAAACATCTATTCATCGCATTGATTAAGTTTTATCAAAAATTCATTTCCCCCTTAACTCCACCATCCTGTAGGTTCTATCCAACTTGTTCACATTATGGATTAGAGGCATTTCGACGCTTTGGATTTTTTAAAGGGGCTTACTTAACAATCATTCGGATCTTAAAATGTCACCCTTTTCATCCAGGTGGATTTGATCCAGTTCCAGAAAAAATCAAAAAAAACAATTAA
- a CDS encoding transposase gives MKHNQQFRRFSMRGLKKNTIEWGLLCVAHNCKKMQKTIRGRNPSFFIKKA, from the coding sequence ATAAAACATAATCAGCAGTTCAGACGCTTTTCAATGCGTGGCCTCAAAAAAAATACGATTGAATGGGGGCTTCTTTGCGTTGCACATAACTGTAAAAAAATGCAGAAAACAATAAGGGGAAGGAATCCCTCTTTTTTCATTAAAAAAGCCTAA